The Coffea arabica cultivar ET-39 chromosome 10e, Coffea Arabica ET-39 HiFi, whole genome shotgun sequence region GGGTATTTTGTTAGGCTCACTTTCCTTCTAAGGACTTGTATGGTTCTTTTGTTAACATAGGACTCCAAGTGGTCAATTAACGAGCATCAGCATAGTAATCTTGTTCTTAAAATGGTACTAAATGGAATTCTTTGTTATTCATTTCTCATTCTTGATAACAGAGAGACAAGTAGCAGAAAGTTTTGATCTTGATGGAATCAAGGGCAATACTTGCCACTGGTTTTGGACCGAGGAAGGTGAGACAGGATCACTCTTACTaacacaaaacaaaagaagtttCTTTCTTGTAACTATTTGCTAAAGGAACATATGTTTGCTGCTGGatccttttcttcctctcttcctTCTTAATAGTGTGCAAAGATAGGGCAGCCCCTCAAGGATCAGATTAGTCGGCTTCCAGATGAAATCCTTGTTTATATTCTGTCTTGCCTAACGCTAAAAGAAGCTGCCAGAACAAGTGTTCTTTCAAAGCGTTGGATAGATCTATGGAGGTCCATGGCTTGCCTTGATTTTGATGCTTCAAAAGTGCTAAAGAAGATGTTCTCAATACCCAGCTGGGGAAGGTATGCGGACTTTGTTAGAAAGGAAAGGCATAAGTATGTTGAATGGGTTGACAAGGTGCTGCTTCAATCAGACAAGTCCTTGGCATTAGATTATTTGAGAGTTGCTTTTTATTTGGACAATTGTTATGGAGACGAGATTCATAAATGGCTTCAGCATGCATTTGCAAGGAGAGTGCAAAGGCTAGAATTGAACCTGTTTCCAGATGATGACCCGCCTGCTACTCAAGAATCATATACTTTTCATTATGAACTTTTTTGCCCTAGCAGTGGTCAATCTCAACCTGGTTACTCTGAAATCCATCATCATGCACAGATTGGCTTCAAGTCCCTTAGAGCATTGAGTTTGATAAGTGTGAATGTAACTGGGGAGGTACTGGAATTCTTCTTGATCAATTGTCCATTTCTTGAGCGCCTGGTAGTGGAGGCCTCTTCAGTTTTGATCAACCTTCGAGTTTGTGGTCCATCTATTGCCTTGAAATATCTGGAGGTATGCTGCTGTTTGATGTTGCAATCCATTATTGTCAGCGACACAAATTTAGTCTTCCTTAAAACTACTGAAGCACACCATCTTGTACTTCAGAACGTCCCCATGCTTGTGAATGTATGGGTTTCTGGGAATTCCCGTAACTTGGTCAGGGATGTTACTTCTTGGCTTTCTTGCTGCTTGTCAAAACTAGAGGTTCTTACTTTACGTGCCAACAAGTTTCAAGTTTCACAGGTTTTTTCTAGTTATTTAATGGAACTCTTTGAAGAGATTCCTTTCCAACTATTGTTTATAATCACTGCCAACTGCTTGCCTCACTGGTTTGGTTTTGCTTTCTTCTTGTCTGATCATCCTAGGAAAAAGGAATTGTTCATGAGCTTCCTCAACTTACTAATCTGAAGGAGTTCGTCTTGATAGCTTCTGCATCAAAAGATcacagtttgattggatttactTCTTTGATCAGGGCTTCGCCCAACTTGGAGAAGTTTGTGCTGAAGGTAGCATAATGCTGTACTAATCTCAGCCATTGCTTTCTTTTATTGTCTCGATTTGTTTTTTTGAGCCTTGCTTTAGTTATTCTTGTCTTTCACCGTGGCATTTGCTGTATGCCATGCCATTGAGCATTATACTCTGGGACTTGAACATCCTTATGATTATGAACTTTTAAATGCAGTTTAGGATCCCAATCAATTCTTGAAAGCGAGAAAGCAATGATTATACTAACATGCTTGGTATCAGACATGCTGTTTCTGTTGCCGCTCctattgttttctttctttttctaatttgtGTTGGGTACTCTTAGCAGATTTTCCCCCGTTCTTTTTGATCTGCAATATTTTAGTTATTGACAGCTTAATCTGTTTGCAGTTGGAATCGTGGTGGGATGATATGGTCAGGGGAgatagaaagttgaagaaagcTGCTAGCTTTCCGCTCCAACATCTGAAAGTGGTTGAGTTGCTTGGATACTATGGTCGCAGAAGTGAACTTGAACTTGTTGAATACTTCCTCGAAAACGCTATTGTCCTCGAGAAACTTATAATTGACCCTCGTGATCCTCGTAATGTCACTTTTCCCAAAACGCGCAAGGAAAGAAAGCAGGAAAAGAAGCAGGAAAAGTTAGCTAGAATCTGTGCCAAGCAACAGATCGAGGGATTAATACCTTCACATATTGAATTTTCGATTCTATAGTTGCAAACAGCAATGCAGCTAAATTTAGGTTCATGTACAATTAGTTTTAGCGATTGCTTTTAAGTTATCTTATTTATATCTGTGTTCCTTAAAATGTTCAGTAGACTacaatatctttttttttttgtgaggaGGTTAATCAAGTGGTTTTGGTCATCTGTAAGACATTCCTTGTTGGCTTAAATTTTACCAATACAATATGAAGGTGGTGATAAAGTTACGAACAGTACTGGTTCGGTTGTAGTGTTATTTGTGTGAACTTTAGTAGTGTTGTGGTCTTTTGATATTGGGTGGGAGTGGTGTTGCTGGAAATTCATGATTCCCCATGTTTTGTCCTCGGACAGCAGCAAGTTTAGGACGATGATGAACCACTGCTCCAAAGCTCTGCAAATCTCCATTACCTTTTCTGccagcttttctttttccccttattATGTCCTATTTAATTGTCCTCTCCACTGCTTCTTTCTCCATAATTTTATCTTGAAATCTACAGCAATCCGCAGAGcctctctcaattttccttgCACGCACAACAAAATGGTAAGCACCTTTTCCTATTAATCCCATCTCACTAATTCCATTTTCGGAGTGTTTtgtccttttaaaaaaaaagaaaaaagtgttcttagttttatcattgcttgggttttcaattttcatgtgaa contains the following coding sequences:
- the LOC113711148 gene encoding F-box protein At4g27050 isoform X1, whose protein sequence is MESRAILATGFGPRKCAKIGQPLKDQISRLPDEILVYILSCLTLKEAARTSVLSKRWIDLWRSMACLDFDASKVLKKMFSIPSWGRYADFVRKERHKYVEWVDKVLLQSDKSLALDYLRVAFYLDNCYGDEIHKWLQHAFARRVQRLELNLFPDDDPPATQESYTFHYELFCPSSGQSQPGYSEIHHHAQIGFKSLRALSLISVNVTGEVLEFFLINCPFLERLVVEASSVLINLRVCGPSIALKYLEVCCCLMLQSIIVSDTNLVFLKTTEAHHLVLQNVPMLVNVWVSGNSRNLVRDVTSWLSCCLSKLEVLTLRANKFQVSQEKGIVHELPQLTNLKEFVLIASASKDHSLIGFTSLIRASPNLEKFVLKLESWWDDMVRGDRKLKKAASFPLQHLKVVELLGYYGRRSELELVEYFLENAIVLEKLIIDPRDPRNVTFPKTRKERKQEKKQEKLARICAKQQIEGLIPSHIEFSIL
- the LOC113711148 gene encoding F-box protein At4g27050 isoform X2 encodes the protein MESRAILATGFGPRKCAKIGQPLKDQISRLPDEILVYILSCLTLKEAARTSVLSKRWIDLWRSMACLDFDASKVLKKMFSIPSWGRYADFVRKERHKYVEWVDKVLLQSDKSLALDYLRVAFYLDNCYGDEIHKWLQHAFARRVQRLELNLFPDDDPPATQESYTFHYELFCPSSGQSQPGYSEIHHHAQIGFKSLRALSLISVNVTGEVLEFFLINCPFLERLVVEASSVLINLRVCGPSIALKYLEVCCCLMLQSIIVSDTNLVFLKTTEAHHLVLQNVPMLVNVWVSGNSRNLVRDVTSWLSCCLSKLEEKGIVHELPQLTNLKEFVLIASASKDHSLIGFTSLIRASPNLEKFVLKLESWWDDMVRGDRKLKKAASFPLQHLKVVELLGYYGRRSELELVEYFLENAIVLEKLIIDPRDPRNVTFPKTRKERKQEKKQEKLARICAKQQIEGLIPSHIEFSIL
- the LOC113711148 gene encoding F-box/LRR-repeat protein At3g58900 isoform X4; protein product: MESRAILATGFGPRKCAKIGQPLKDQISRLPDEILVYILSCLTLKEAARTSVLSKRWIDLWRSMACLDFDASKVLKKMFSIPSWGRYADFVRKERHKYVEWVDKVLLQSDKSLALDYLRVAFYLDNCYGDEIHKWLQHAFARRVQRLELNLFPDDDPPATQESYTFHYELFCPSSGQSQPGYSEIHHHAQIGFKSLRALSLISVNVTGEVLEFFLINCPFLERLVVEASSVLINLRVCGPSIALKYLENVPMLVNVWVSGNSRNLVRDVTSWLSCCLSKLEEKGIVHELPQLTNLKEFVLIASASKDHSLIGFTSLIRASPNLEKFVLKLESWWDDMVRGDRKLKKAASFPLQHLKVVELLGYYGRRSELELVEYFLENAIVLEKLIIDPRDPRNVTFPKTRKERKQEKKQEKLARICAKQQIEGLIPSHIEFSIL
- the LOC113711148 gene encoding F-box/LRR-repeat protein At3g58940 isoform X3, with amino-acid sequence MESRAILATGFGPRKCAKIGQPLKDQISRLPDEILVYILSCLTLKEAARTSVLSKRWIDLWRSMACLDFDASKVLKKMFSIPSWGRYADFVRKERHKYVEWVDKVLLQSDKSLALDYLRVAFYLDNCYGDEIHKWLQHAFARRVQRLELNLFPDDDPPATQESYTFHYELFCPSSGQSQPGYSEIHHHAQIGFKSLRALSLISVNVTGEVLEFFLINCPFLERLVVEASSVLINLRVCGPSIALKYLENVPMLVNVWVSGNSRNLVRDVTSWLSCCLSKLEVLTLRANKFQVSQEKGIVHELPQLTNLKEFVLIASASKDHSLIGFTSLIRASPNLEKFVLKLESWWDDMVRGDRKLKKAASFPLQHLKVVELLGYYGRRSELELVEYFLENAIVLEKLIIDPRDPRNVTFPKTRKERKQEKKQEKLARICAKQQIEGLIPSHIEFSIL
- the LOC113711148 gene encoding F-box/LRR-repeat protein At3g58900 isoform X5 codes for the protein MESRAILATGFGPRKCAKIGQPLKDQISRLPDEILVYILSCLTLKEAARTSVLSKRWIDLWRSMACLDFDASKVLKKMFSIPSWGRYADFVRKERHKYVEWVDKVLLQSDKSLALDYLRVAFYLDNCYGDEIHKWLQHAFARRVQRLELNLFPDDDPPATQESYTFHYELFCPSSGQSQPGYSEIHHHAQIGFKSLRALSLISVNVTGEVLEFFLINCPFLERLVVEASSVLINLRVCGPSIALKYLEEKGIVHELPQLTNLKEFVLIASASKDHSLIGFTSLIRASPNLEKFVLKLESWWDDMVRGDRKLKKAASFPLQHLKVVELLGYYGRRSELELVEYFLENAIVLEKLIIDPRDPRNVTFPKTRKERKQEKKQEKLARICAKQQIEGLIPSHIEFSIL
- the LOC113711148 gene encoding F-box/LRR-repeat protein At3g26922 isoform X6, which gives rise to MESRAILATGFGPRKCAKIGQPLKDQISRLPDEILVYILSCLTLKEAARTSVLSKRWIDLWRSMACLDFDASKVLKKMFSIPSWGRYADFVRKERHKYVEWVDKVLLQSDKSLALDYLRVAFYLDNCYGDEIHKWLQHAFARRVQRLELNLFPDDDPPATQESYTFHYELFCPSSGQSQPGYSEIHHHAQIGFKSLRALSLISVNVTGEVLEFFLINCPFLERLVVEASSVLINLRVCGPSIALKYLEVCCCLMLQSIIVSDTNLVFLKTTEAHHLVLQNVPMLVNVWVSGNSRNLVRDVTSWLSCCLSKLEVLTLRANKFQVSQEKGIVHELPQLTNLKEFVLIASASKDHSLIGFTSLIRASPNLEKFVLKFRIPINS